A single Amphiura filiformis chromosome 8, Afil_fr2py, whole genome shotgun sequence DNA region contains:
- the LOC140158389 gene encoding cadherin-23-like produces the protein MQRMLPYTHWSATVTVFVEILDVNDECPEFVNSAFTGVISSHDVYVTSNSQRLVLSAIDKDIGMFFGSTAVTDNSGAGFTVETAPSSAGSTRDYYIKVGDFSKLVPDMTYTIQVLLTDSTQPLCTTSVANVDINATNLSPVFDQEEYSASVDEGSAVSAETFDNTQDIVYSIRSSSDGGIDKFQIDETSGEITVKDDTINAEDVALYTLVVEAQDRRLDPIRSATATVFVEILDVNDECPEFLNTAFTGVISSHDVYVVTSSSQRLVLSAIDKDIGMFFGSTAVTDNSGAGFTVETAPSSAGSTRDYYIKVGDFSKLVPDMTYTIQVLLTDSSQPLCTTSVANVDINATNLSPVFDQEEYSASVDEGSAVDTPVVTVSAETYDNTQDIVYSIRSSSDGGIDKFQIDETSGEITVKDDTINAEDVALYTLVVEAQDRRLDPIRSATATVFVEILDVNDECPEFVNSAFTGLISSHDVYVVTSSSQRLVLSAIDKDIGMFFGSTAVTDNSGAGFTVETAPSSVGSTRDYYIKVGDFSKLVPDMTYTIQVSLTDPSQPICTSVANVDITATNLSPVFDQEEYTASVEEGSAVDTPVVTVSAETYDNTQDIVYSIRSSSDGGIDKFEINETSGEITVKDNTINAEDVALYTLVVEAQDRRLDPIRSATATVFVEILDVNDECPEFVNTAFTGVISSHDVYVVTSSSQRLVLSAADKDIGQFIGITDVIDNSGAGFSVEIAPSSVGNMRDYYIKVGDFSKLVPDMTYTIQVLLTDMTQPICTSTNIANVNITATNLSPMFDQEEYTASVEEGSAVDTPVVTVLAETFDNTQDIIYSIRSSSDDGIDKFKIDETSGEITVKDDTINAEDVALYTLVVEAQDRRLDPIRSSTVSVFVTVTDANDNCPMFEKTIYYGNITRQDVYVVNENLEQLMVVAQDPDSVFTGIVSSVGNPSFELVQTTPPSEVRSLYMSIKLVNQTGILDGAVYTLKVSLDDASCPTSSTDVIVTISDSLAPVFSPPDYKASIMEGDDVGTMVTQVFAYRQDATSNDIFYRLKSVNNGGSNIFTIDSTNGVISLNSDTTNAEVVTEYTLVVEAEDRLTNPPRKKTCAGRVAHPTAALNMEESGSKRDGHSGL, from the exons ATGCAGAGGATGTTGCCTTATACACATTG GTCTGCCACGGTAACTGTGTTTGTTGAAATCCTTGATGTAAATGATGAGTGTCCAGAATTTGTGAATTCCGCTTTCACTGGTGTGATATCTTCACATGATGTGTATGTGACAAGTAACAGCCAGAGATTGGTTCTGTCAGCTATAGATAAAGATATT GGTATGTTCTTTGGCAGTACAGCTGTAACAGACAATTCAGGAGCTGGATTTACTGTAGAAACTGCACCAAGTTCTGCTGGAAGTACAAGAGATTATTACATCAAAGTGGGAGACTTTTCCAAATTAGTCCCTGATATGACTTATACCATACAG GTGTTACTAACAGACTCGACTCAACCACTCTGTACTACTAGTGTTGCAAATGTTGACATAAATGCAACAAATCTTTCACCAGTATTTGACCAAGAAGAATACTCAGCATCAGTTGATGAGGGAAGTGCG GTTTCAgcagaaacttttgataatactCAGGACATTGTATATAGCATAAGATCATCTTCAGATGGTGGcattgacaagtttcaaattgatGAAACAAGCGGAGAAATCACAGTTAAAGATGATACTATAAATGCAGAGGATGTTGCCTTATACACATTGGTAGTAGAAGCCCAGGATAGAAGACTGGATCCAATCAG GTCTGCCACTGCAACTGTGTTTGTTGAAATCCTTGATGTAAATGATGAGTGTCCAGAATTTTTGAATACTGCTTTCACTGGTGTGATATCTTCACATGATGTGTATGTTGTGACAAGTAGCAGCCAGAGATTGGTTCTGTCAGCTATAGATAAAGATATT GGTATGTTCTTTGGCAGTACAGCTGTAACAGACAATTCAGGAGCTGGATTTACTGTAGAAACTGCACCAAGTTCTGCTGGAAGTACAAGAGATTATTACATCAAAGTGGGAGACTTTTCCAAATTAGTCCCTGATATGACTTACACCATACAG GTGTTACTAACAGACTCATCTCAACCACTCTGTACTACTAGTGTTGCAAATGTTGACATAAATGCAACAAATCTTTCACCAGTATTTGACCAAGAAGAATACTCAGCATCAGTTGATGAGGGAAGTGCGGTTGATACACCAGTTGTCAcg GTTTCAGCAGAAACTTATGATAATACTCAGGACATTGTATATAGCATAAGATCATCTTCAGATGGTGGcattgacaagtttcaaattgatGAAACAAGCGGAGAAATCACAGTCAAAGATGATACTATAAATGCAGAGGATGTTGCCTTATACACATTGGTAGTAGAAGCTCAGGATAGAAGACTGGATCCAATCAG GTCTGCCACAGCAACTGTGTTTGTTGAAATCCTTGATGTAAATGATGAGTGTCCAGAATTCGTGAATTCCGCTTTCACCGGTCTGATATCTTCACATGATGTTTATGTTGTGACCAGTAGCAGCCAGAGATTGGTTCTGTCAGCTATAGATAAAGATATT GGTATGTTCTTTGGCAGTACAGCTGTAACAGACAATTCAGGAGCTGGATTTACTGTCGAAACGGCACCAAGTTCTGTTGGAAGTACAAGAGACTATTACATTAAAGTGGGAGACTTTTCCAAATTAGTCCCTGATATGACTTACACCATACAG GTGTCACTAACAGACCCATCTCAACCAATCTGTACTAGTGTTGCAAATGTGGACATAACTGCAACAAACCTTTCACCAGTGTTTGACCAAGAAGAATACACTGCATCAGTAGAAGAGGGAAGCGCTGTTGATACACCAGTTGTTACG GTTTCAGCAGAAACTTATGATAATACTCAGGACATTGTATATAGCATAAGATCATCATCAGATGGTGGCATTGACAAGTTTGAAATCAACGAAACAAGTGGAGAAATCACAGTCAAAGATAATACTATAAATGCAGAGGATGTTGCCTTATACACATTGGTAGTAGAAGCCCAGGATAGAAGACTGGATCCAATCAG GTCTGCCACAGCAACTGTGTTTGTTGAAATTCTAGATGTAAATGATGAGTGTCCAGAATTTGTGAATACTGCTTTCACTGGTGTGATATCTTCACATGATGTGTATGTTGTGACCAGTAGCAGCCAGAGATTGGTACTGTCAGCTGCAGATAAAGATATT GGTCAGTTCATTGGCATTACAGATGTAATAGACAATTCAGGAGCTGGATTTTCTGTAGAAATAGCACCAAGTTCTGTTGGAAATATGAGAGACTATTACATCAAAGTGGGAGACTTTTCCAAATTAGTCCCTGATATGACTTACACCATACAG GTGTTACTAACAGACATGACTCAACCCATCTGTACTAGTACTAATATTGCAAATGTGAACATAACTGCAACAAACCTTTCACCAATGTTTGACCAAGAAGAATACACTGCATCAGTAGAAGAAGGAAGCGCTGTTGATACACCAGTTGTTACG GTTTTAGCAGAAACCTTTGATAATACTCAGGACATTATATATAGCATAAGATCATCTTCTGATGATGGCATTGACAAGTTTAAAATTGATGAAACAAGTGGAGAAATCACTGTCAAAGATGATACTATAAATGCAGAGGATGTTGCCTTATACACATTGGTAGTAGAAGCCCAGGATAGAAGACTGGATCCAATCAG GTCATCTACAGTTAGTGTGTTTGTGACAGTGACAGATGCTAATGATAATTGCCCTATGTTTGAAAAGACAATTTACTATGGCAACATAACCAGGCAAGATGTATATGTAGTTAATGAGAATCTGGAACAGTTAATGGTGGTTGCTCAGGATCCAGACTCG GTATTTACTGGGATTGTAAGTTCTGTGGGCAATCCAAGTTTTGAATTGGTACAGACTACACCACCATCAGAAGTGAGATCGCTGTACATGTCAATCAAACTTGTCAATCAAACAGGAATACTGGATGGTGCTGTTTACACATTAAAG GTTTCATTAGATGATGCATCTTGTCCTACAAGCAGTACAGATGTCATAGTAACCATCTCTGATAGTCTTGCTCCAGTATTCTCCCCGCCTGATTATAAAGCATCCATTATGGAGGGGGATGATGTTGGTACCATGGTTACACAG GTTTTTGCTTACCGACAAGATGCTACTTCCAATGACATTTTCTATCGTCTGAAATCTGTGAACAATGGCGGCAGTAATATCTTCACAATAGATTCCACAAATGGGGTTATCTCTCTCAATTCTGATACAACTAATGCTGAAGTTGTCACTGAGTATACATTGGTTGTAGAAGCTGAAGATAGGCTTACTAATCCACCAAG AAAAAAGACTTGTGCAGGAAGAGTGGCACACCCCACAGCAGCTTTAAACATGGAAGAGTCTGGCTCCAAGAGAGATGGCCACTCTGGCCTGTAA